Below is a window of Sulfuricystis multivorans DNA.
GAAGTACTGACGGTACCGACTTTGACGGGTTGAAGGCACCAGGCGGATCATTACGTTACTTCCCGATCCAGTAATCCTTCGCGCTTTGGAGGGCATTGTTTAATGTCTCGCCTGCTCTATCAAAAAACCCGTCATCTCGATGCTCACTAAAGAACTGCTTGTCATCCTCGGTGACTCGCCCGTGGCGACCAATTTGCTCCAGGCGAGCGTTGAACGCCGGATTGGAATCCGCCAGCTTCTGAATGGCAGCACGGTTTTCATCATGCGTTTTCGTCCCAATGCCAAATCCCAGTGAAGCACTAAGGAGCCGTCCGAATCCCGCTTGGTCTGCAAACGCGGCCTCCAACAACCGGTTGATCCCTGCTTCGCGAGCAGCACTGTGCTGGCCCGAATTCAAGCCGCGTTCTGTAGATCCCTTGATCGTGTCGAAAGCCTTCTGGGCAGACGTTAGGTCTGGCATATCAACGGAAGGTGGTGCTCCAACCTGTGTTCTTTGTTTTTCTGCCATTTGCAAGTAGCCTTGGCCGGCGGCAGCGGCAGCTTTCTGGTCTTTACCGCGCTGATTCTTAACCGCTTCTTGGCCGTCAAGACGTTGTTTGTCAACGCTCTTGGGAGCCTCGATTGGCTGGCCATCCATTCCATACGCCGAGCCACCAAGAGGTGCCACCGCTCCGGCAACGCGCCGAGCCACGGTGCTGGCAACCTGCTCGCGAAAGTTTGGATTTGTCACTGCCTGTTCAATGGCACGATACCCACTTCCACCAGCTAGGCGCAGCGCTTCGGCCCCGTAGAGACCATTGTCGTTGACTTCGACCGACGCTCCGTTTGCATCGGTGCGTGAGCTGGCTTTGCTCGCAGTCTGCGTATAACTCTGGCTGACATTGGTTTGGTATGTTGCGTCTGTAGCTCTGGCCAACGAGCCGAGGAAACTTTGCATTGCGGCACGTTCCCCGGAATTGCTCGTCTTGGACATCAGCCCCTCGATCGCCCTAGCCGCTTTATCGAAGTTCTTTTCTGCGCGCTGCTGAATCTCAGCGGTATTGCCCCGATCGCTAGACCAACTCTTCTGCTCAGTATCTCGAGAAGAGAAGCCATAAGTGGCGTTTGGCCCATATGACGATTGGCTTGGAGCCTGGCCGAGTTGTTGCGCTGCACGATTGGCCTTGCCCTGTAGATCTTCTGCGGCGCCTTTCGGCATTGGCGATCCATTCTGACCGCCACCTGCCGGATCACCTACCGCCGGAACACCAGAAGATCCGGAAGCCGCCCCAGTCGTTGCACCCGGTGCCGAAGCACCTTGTTGCGCGACAGCCGGGGGAACATTTGAACCAGACGCCGCCTTGTACGGGTCGCCGTTAAGGACGTGTGCGGCACCCTGAGCATTCTGCTTGTTTTTTGCGTCATGTACAGGATTTTTTGCTGTCTGCGCTGCGCCCGCATTGATTCCAGCACGCCCACCGAGCTCAATGTTGCTTGTGTGAGCTGTGGCGGTAGTTGTGCCACTTCGGTCGCTGGCTGTGGTGGCTTTCCCGGAACCATCGCGGGTTAGCCATGACCAGTCACCCCCAAGGCTGTTCTCCAAAGCCTTCTGGATCTTCGCTGCCGCCGTCGCGCCTTCTTGATGCGTAAACTGCCCAGAGGTCCTTTGGGCCAGACCCGATGACGTACCACTGGTGAATTCTGCCCGATCGCCGCTGCTGCCAATCTTCGCAGCCTCCACACGCGCGCCATGGCTACCAATGACCCCAATATTGCCATATTCGCCCGTAAGATTCCCGACCGCATTAGGTGTGCCGGCTTGGCTCCCACGAAGGGTCATCGAGCCGAATTCGGTTTGGACATCGCCGCGGCTCAGCATTGCGTAAGCAAAGGCCGTATTCGAGTGGTTTGCAGCCGCATTGTTGGCGTTGTAATTGCCCCAAGAAATGTTGCCAGCATTGACGTTGCCGGACCCTACCTGTCCGCCCACATTGGTTGCTGCTCTATCAGCAGGTCCGGTAATGCCGGACGTAATCCCTGAAAGAGCAATTTCACCCCCCTTGATTATGGCCAGGGCAATCAAAGGAACACTGATGGTCAGAACCCCTGCTACGGCTTCGGCGGAGATTGTGCTGTTCAGCAATGCAGCCGCATTGTTCACCGCTACCCCATCGATACCCGCGAGGGCGGCTTTGAAATTTTTCGCGCCGGCCATTGTGCCAACATAGTTCACAATTGCATACAGCGGAGCCCACAGCTGAACCCAGAGCATAGTCATTACATAGGAACGGAGAACCAACCCCCCTTTGGAGCCGGCGATGATAATCAGGATGAGAACTATCGGGAAAATGCCGAGCACCACAAGTTCGATCGCGTTCCGTACAAGAGGAAGCGTTTCTTGAGCCAGTCGGGCCAAGACCGAATAGGCCGTATTGGCATTGGACGTTGCCATTGCAGTACCTAGAGCAGTTTGCGCGGCCGTAGGATCGTTCATGATCTGTGCCATGTTCGACGAGGTATCGTTGAGCATGTTGATCATCATTCGCTGTCTGATGGCATCGGTAGTAGACGCACTGGCGGTCATGATCAATCCTTCAGCAGCCGGCAGCAGGGAAGCGAGCATCGTGTTAGCCGTTGCAGGACTCGCATTCGGAGATAGGATCTGTGCGATACGAGCAAATTCGCTCGCTGCCGCCGGAGCCAGTCTGGGCCCGATCTTGTTGGTATAGGCATCGTCGCATTGGACGGAGCCAGTGTTGCCAGAGAGCGTGACCATTCGGCCAGGGTTGAGGACGCCGATACCCGATGGCCCGAGATCTGTCCAGATATCCTTCGAGACGAGCAGCGCATTGACCAGCGCCGGAGATACCACCAGCTCTGGATTGATGCACTCTCGCATAAAGTTGGTAACATCCTGAGCCAGGATAGGATCAGGCATGGCCGCGGACTGTGCCAGCCTGAGGGCCCTTGCCCCCCCCATCAGACCATGCGAACTCAGCCGCAACGATGTATCGGGAAGGGAGAAGAATGTCTCAGTCTTCTCCGTAAGCCAGTATCCAATGTGACTAGTGGTCGATGCGAAGAATGCCAGGCCAATGGGCACGTGGTCGACAACAATGGGGGCGCCCCCCCCAGCTCCGCCGTGGTCTTCAATCGTTACGCTCACCCGCGGAATGAACAAGGTAGTGTAGAAGATCGCCATCAAAAGCAAGTAGTGGGCAGCGTCTTCCCCGCGCGCGCGGAGGAATCCGTAACAGACCGCCATGAAGGATCCAAGTAATGCGGCTACACGGACAAGGCTGAGATAGTCTCCGTCGACGCCGCCTGAGCCCATCAGCATCACTACAGCATTAAGGACTCCCTGAATCTGGTCGGCGTTGAAGTAGCAGTAGATCGTGTAGGCGTTCATTACTGTTCCTTACTGGCGCTTGCCAAAGCGAGCATTAGCGGCGAGCATCGTGTTCAGGTTGGCATACATGGCGCGCTCTACCTTATCCAGCTGATCGATCTTCTCGTAGGGATTACCCTTTTGTTGGTAGAAGTGGGTGATCTTCTGATGCATATCTACTCGTATCGCCTTGATGCGCTCACGCATCTCCTGGTAGGGAGCCATAAGGATTTGAGGTACTTTGGCCGAGATCCCATTGAGAGCCTTGTCGGCGGTATTGAGGTAATAGGTCATCATGTTGAACGCGGCATCAACCGCAGCGTAGTCAACAAGGTCATAGACTAGTTGGTCAGCAACGATGGCCGCCACACCAGAACTTTCTGCCATCGCTGCCGCACGATAAAGCGGCACGGAAGACATTTTCAGAACGAGCAGTTCGTCGGGCGTCAGGGTATTCCCTGAAGTGCGATTAACGATGTTCTGGCGAATGTGTGTTACCGCTCCCATAGCGCGAGCGGAGAAGGGCATGAATGTCTTCGTGGTGTCTGTCACGGTGGTGCATTCCGCATCAATACACGTCAGCACCTTGAGGGGTTGCAGAACTGAAGCGGTCAGGGCGTCATCGCCCACCAGATGCGAGAAGTCGATGGTTCCTGGACGTCCAGCATTGAAGTCGGGGGCCTCGTTACCATCACTATCAGTGCCTTGAGTGACGATCACGGTTGGCCCGACGATGGACATGATCAAATCCTTCTCATCGTCATTCAGATTGACTGCATTGTTATGATCAAGCGCCCAACGCAAGAGGTTCACATACACCGGTATTGCCTTGCCGTTATCGGCAGCAATGACAGCAGACCTGGGCTTGCCATAGTTCTGCATGTATTTTTCCTGCATTATCTTTTGCCCGTTTCCTTGGATGCCGAACATCGCGTCGAATTCGTCGACAAATTCGCCTGCCGCTCGAGCGTAGCCCGTTGCATCGCGGGCATTGGCCTCCATCCAGTCTCCTGCCAGGTAATTGACGGCCTTCTGGGCCGCGCGGCAGGAATTCATCGAGAACTGATTGATCCGGTTAGCCAAGTCATTGATCACGTCGAGGGTAACCGCGATTTCCGGCGCCATCGTCCGCAGCGCTAGCTCGAAGAAATACCCGAGCGCAGCCTGGCCGAAATTTCGGAGAGCCTGAACAAATTCTGCCTTGTTCGGGAAGCTGAACCCTCCAAGGTAAACATCGATGCCACCACAACCAGCTTTAAGCGACGGAGGAGTGATCATCAAGGGCTGGAAATTCTTGTTCGGAACCCGCCAGCTCAAACCTCCACCACTGTAGCCGACCACAGACTGAGACGCAATGGCCTGGGGAGCCGTCGTGTTCACAGCAGCGCCTGCGGAATTGTAGAAATCGCCAATCCAATCTGCGTAGGCTGTTACAGATGACAAAGCCAGTGTGGCGGCTACGGCAGCAGCTGTAATACGCAATTGCAATCTCATTTCCTAGAATTCCTCCCCGGGTTTCGTCATGGTCATTACACGGATGCGCTCGGCCAGCTCCTCGCCGGCGACAACACCAGTACCCAGTGGCGTGACTTTCTGTGTCTTTCGGTCAATTAGATAGATAGCCGGAACTATATTGATGCCATTCCCGCCGGACGCAAGCATCGAAATCCCGTTGTCAGGCTTGGCGTCTGGAAATAGAGGTATGGGACCCGAGTCCATGGAGATCGTCAGTATTGGTATGCCCGTCTTCATGCTGAAGGCTTTGAGGATTGGCGCCTCGTCGTGGCAGTAGTTACAATCGGATCGGGCGAAAAAGAGAATGCCGTGCGTCTCGGACAGGTTCTTCAGATTGTCCTCTCGCATTTTGTCTTTACGCATCCTGTCTCGATCCCGGGCATAGCTCACTACAGACGATCGCGCCGAGTAATTCACATCCGGATTGGCCCAGACAACGCGGCGGGAGACATCAGCGAACATCGAGGCCTTGTCCATGACGAAATGCTGAGCCCTCAGGAAGGCCAGGACATTCTCCTCGGTGGGATTGACGACCGCCTCGCCCTTCAAGCGCGCCAGTTCCTTCTGGATCTCCTCGAGGGTCGTCATCTCATAGATGGTCTTGGGCTTTACCTCCGGCTTTAGCTTCTGCTCGTGGTGTTCTTCCTTTGGGTCGGGGTACCAGTTGAAGCCGCGGTCTGGATTAACCCAAGGTGTTTCGTCCCACCAGCTGCGAGTTTCATTCAATATATCTCCGCTCGTAGCATGGACTGTAATAGCCCAAAAGCAGCAACCAAAGGCTGCCAGATATTGATTTGCTCTAGGCACTTACTTTGCTCCGGTATGGGCAAGCGAAGGGCTCGACATCGATTCCAGAGAGCATGGTCATGACTTTAGCGGACACGTCACCTAGGCGCCCCTGGTTTAGTTGCTCCTTAACGAAATCCGAATCGCCCAAGGCGATCAGGCCCTTCGCAGAAGCAAGCTTGTGTTGGCGTATAGTTGCTTGAAGGAGGACTTTCCTAAGCTCCTCCTTTGCACCTGGTTGTTTGCGGCAGACAATCACGTTGGCGGCCACGAATGGCACCTCGCCAAGAATCGCAGAGGAGACCGTTGTTTGGGCACCAGGTCTGAGCATTTTCGCAATACCAGCGTCGAGGATGGTTCTAAACACATCATCCGGCTCGGCGTCATCCTCAACGGACGCTAGCGCACGTAAGAGAAGGTGGTCAGCCCTTTTCCAGTCTGTAAGAGCCTGGTGTGTGTCTTTCAGAGGAAGAATTCGTCGTAGGTCGGCAGCCAGATCGGAGGCATGGTGTTTTTCAATCCAAAATGCCGCGGCTCGCATCTGGACGACATCGATAGCGGAAGTAACAGGAGTAGCTAGGCGTGCGCGTATGGTCTCTACAGAAGGTTCTACAAATTTGATCGCCCAGCCGTCCATGTGCAGTTTGCGGTTCTGATTGAACCAGCCATCGACATCCGTGAAGACTGCCGACTCGTGGTCGAAAATCACTCCGTCCGCTCCAACCAGGCGATCGTCAGATTTGTCCCGGAATTTCCGGTGGAAGACGCCAGCGCACTTCAAGGCAGCTTTGTCTCCGGTGTATTCTCCGCCAGCGTAGTATCTCGGCCGGTTGATAATCATGTCGGCATTCATCAACTGCAGGTACAGCCAGTCGTCGCAGTCCGCGCGACCGATGACTTCGAAATACTTCGTCGGCGGAACTTGGCCAGTGAAGGCGATGTAGGCGCCCGACTTCGGATCCGAACGCAGCACCTCCACTGGAGCTTGTCCGATCAGAGGCGCTTTGCCTGGAGTTGGGGGCAGGCCCACCGCAGGATGCGGGTTATCCGGGTCCGGAGGCACGGTATTATTTACGTCCTTGCCCATGATCGATGCGGCTGCTGTCCGCATCTCTGGAGGTGACAACGGTATATACGGCTTTGCCGATCCGAGACCGGTACAAGCCGTCAAAGCGCAGACAAGGGGGAAGATACAGGACACGCGTAGCATGCCCTGAGGATAGTCCTCGCACTCAAGTTACGGCAATGCAGAAATGCAGCCGAAAAAGTGGAGTTAGGTGCAGTTTTGGATTCCCGCCCTTAGGGAAACACTGAAAAAGTCGTCGTATCCAGCCGGAGAGCAAGACGCTCAGAGCGCAGGATGCGAGACAATTCGGTTGCACCGGCTACTGTTGCGCTGCTGGCTGCTGAATCGGAGAACCCAGATCTGGCTTGAGGCCAGAGTCCTTCACCATCCTCTCTTCTAACTCGTATTCGCTATCTACTCCGGGCGGCAAGCCATTTTGGCACATGTTCAACTTGACGCTCATGTCAAGCATACGGGTTGAACCATCCGTCATGGGTAACAAGGTACCAGGAGTGTAGTAGCGAATGTTGAACCGCTTGCACCCCTCCTGCTTCAGGTTGGCTACAGTGGTCACCTCGGCAACTACTCGGGCATTCGGACGATTGATCTGTTGGCGGATCATCTCGGCGGTTCTCCCTGTCACCTCCACCGAGGCTTTGCCATCTTTGGCGTTCATGGCCTTCATCAGCAGATCACGGTAATCGGTTCCGTCTCCGGCGGCGAAGGTCATCGCCGGCAAGAGCGCGAGCAGGCTAACAATACCTTTAGCGTTCAAGACTCATTGCTCCCTTGGACTGCTGCTGGCTTTTTCACGTCATAGAACGGCTTCAGGACATTTTCAATGGCGTCGCTAATAACCATGTCAAGAACTACCTTGGAGTCCTGTGCCTTTTCCATTATCCACCAGTGTCCGCTGTCGCCGTTGACACTCAATATGACGGAACTGGTGAATTTGTTGCATTGGTCGCCATAACAAAACCCACGGGGATCGCCGGTGAGCAGTTCATTGAAGCGACCCGCGATTCCGGTCTTCTGGCCAATCCATCGAACCATGTCAGTGACGGACAGCATAGATGCCACGCCTGTGGCGGCTACAGACACGCCAATCTGCAGCAGATCCACGTTCTGATGGTGATAGTCTGGATTGCTGGGTTGAGCGACGCCAACAGCGGACTCCAACAACTCTCCAAGCCTACCGCGAACTTCCTCTTTGCCAGCACCGGAAATTAGGAATATGCCGTCGAAATTGAACTTCGCATCGGCATCTTCCAGCTTCTCAGCTACGGTGAAGCCCATCGCCCTCATTTTTTCTTGGAGGATGCGTGTCATCTTCGGGCTGTGTTTGAAAGAAACGTACAGACGCTTTTCTGCAATTCCGGCATTTGGCAGGGAATTGAAATGCGGTTCGCGCTCGATCTCGACGCTCGTCGTGGAACCAGTATCTGCCAGAACCACAACTGCTGAAGTCGCAAGAGTCAAAGCAAGAATGAATTTACGGACCATAGTAACTCGCAGCTTTTTGTTGCAACCGCTCGACTGCATAGGTATTTGTCTTAGGGTCGGGTTGGATGCTGTTGAAGAATTCTGACAGATCCATCTCGTCGAATTTCAGAAGCTTGAGCTCTTCCAGGGTAAAGCCCGAGCAATCCGGATTTTGCGCCGATCCCCAGCTCTTGCCGATCTGAGCACGACCTTGTTCATTGACGATACGACCGAGCTTTGAGGGGAAGCAGCACCATCCCTCTTTTTTCTCAACACATACCCCCAGAACTTTAGAACTGCAGTATGAACCAACCTGGTGGCATAATCCCTGCCCTCGCTTCATCCCCAGGATTTGATCCTGTTGATCGCAGCTCATCATATCCATAATGACGTAAATGGCAATAGAGGTTGCGAGAGACCATGGGTCAAATCCGACATAACTAATTCCGCCTGCGGTCGAGATTGAAAACTCTGCGCCCCAGATAGAGAACGTGCTCGATGTACTCAGGAGGTTGCCAGCGGCCTGTAAAGCGTATTCCTGAAGAATTTCGCTGCCAGTAGCCATCAAACCTTCGAAGATGTATTTGGAACCCCAGACGTAGATTTCTTCTGTGCCCACTTTGAAAACGGCCGTGCCGATCGCCTGGGCGATCACATCGTTCCTGCCGCCTTGACCTCCCCCTTTGGCTTTACAGCAGTTCTTTAGTAATTTTTTGGTGCAAGACTGCGACTCTCCATCGAAGATGTTGTAGTTGGTGGCTTCTCTGGCAAGCTCCATTTGCGAGATCGTCGCGGCGAAATCCCTATCGGCGGGATGACCAGTATCGAAACACTGGCCATCCAGGCAGAAAGACTGGGTTCCACAGTCTGTCTGGGTGGAGGTGGAAACCGGCGCTTCAGCGCATTTGTACTGGTGCTCAAGTAATCCACACTGGCCTCCGGGCAAAGTATCAACGCAAGTCGATCCAGTTTCGACGCAAAGAGGATCGTTCTTTAGTTCATCGCAGGTCGAGGTGAGGTTTGTAGAAGCGCAGGTGTAATCTTTCTTCCATTGCCAGCAGTCTTTGTAGACGTCCAGGCCATTAATATTTTTTGTTCCTGGGCCATCTACACAGGTTTGGGAAGCAACAGTGCAGTTCGGATTGTTGTCGAGCGACGTGCATTGCGACACATCTACCTGGTCATTGACGATCGTGTACGAGGTGTTGAGATATTGAACGTTCGTCGGAAGCGGCGTGATTTCCGAGCCGCAAAGATAGGTGAACTGCTTTTCGATGCAAACGCCAGTAAAGGCGACATTCGTACAGATTTCCGTCTGTTGCGTACATCCGGCTTGCTTCAGGGGCATGCAATAGTCGGCCGGGTTGCTGACCACGCAGTTGTAGTCCTCCTTCCACTGCCAGCAGTCCTTGTAGACATCGAGGCCGTTGATATTCTTTGTGGCGGGGCCATCGATACATATCTTAGCCGAGAGTTGGCAGCTTGGATTACTGGAGTAACTGGCGCATGGGGATGTGTCGATCGTGTCCGAGACGATCGTATAGCTATTGCCCAGTTGAATGACCCCATTCCCCACTTGCGCAGCATTGTCGCAATGGTAGGTCTTCGTATAGCCGAGGCATGTCCCATTGAATGCAGTTCCGTTGCAGACTGAACTAACTTGGGAGCATCCAGGCGTGGCAGCGATGGCCGCACAGTAATCGACCGGGTTGGGATCGACGCAGTTGTAAGTTGCTTGATAATCCCAGCAGTCGCGATAGATCATCGTACCGCCAATGTTTTTAGAACTGGGCCCATCCACACATACCTCGCCCGTCTTTTGGCAGGTAGCAACTGCGTTGGCTCCTGTCGAGAAGGTAACAGCCACTAGGACCGACAGGATGTATCGGAAAATATTGTTCATCTCCCACCTCGGACCATGTCCATGGCGAGATACAACGCTCGGACGGTAAGTACATTCATGTTCACAAATTTGTCTTTCATCGAAGCAATCACTTTGCCCTTCTCCGTCCGCCCGTTTTTCGTGACCTCGATATCAATAATTGTCTGCTGTGTAATGATTTGTGCAACACGGCATCTTTCGGGGGGACATGAAGGATCGTTACCGATGCCCTTCTCAAACATGCGTTTGGAAAACCACCGTCCTTGATCCCCGAGATCAACGGGAATTGGGTTTCCCGTAACCAGGGATATGCCTTGTTGGGTATTAGGCTGCTGCCCGTGATCACCGATGGTGTAATGCCCTTCCGGAACATGGGCTGGAGTAGGCTTTTCCTTCACCGGGACAGACAAGGCCACTCGCTGGCCTTCCGCGATGGCGGCGATATCTTCCTGGGCAGCTTTGCCATTTGAAGACTTAATGCTCAAACTGCCCTTCAGAGTCAGGTATTGCTTCGCATCTGCCTTGTTCCACGCCACAGCAAAACCATGTGCGGCTAAATCACGGCGTATCGTATCCGTGATGGACGGGCTACCGACAAACTGAGCATAGACGGCACCAGCTTCGGGCCTAAGCGTAGCCACGCCCTCAACGCGACTTTCGATTCGGCCCAAATCCCCTGCAATCGCTAATGCAGCCAAGAAAGAGACCGCTATTCCAATAATTATTCTCATCAGTACGTCCTACTGTTTAGCGTTGCGCACTGGTCGTTCCAGACATCGGTGTATGTAACCTGAGTGGGGAGGGAGAAGTTCGCTGACCCGTAATACGAAAAGCCCAGGCACGGGTTGTAGAACCAGGAGCCCATAGTGCAAGTCGTAGCGTTACAGGTTTGGCTGTAGTAGGTTATGAAGCAGTACCCAGCTCCGGTATTCATATTGGTAATACCCTGGGTTTGCGGGATGTAGGCCCCAGGCGTTCCGGGAATGTTTGCCCAACCTAAGTCTACGTAGAATTGGTTGGTTCCGTGCACCTGCGTGTAGAAGTGCTGCTGGTAGTACCCGTTCTGGCAGTAGTAGTCGTATACCAGGTAATCGATGCAGTAAGGGCAGGGGTCGGCGATTACTCTGACGATAAAGGCGCCCGGCGTACATCCTGGGATCGTGTTGATCTGGATGTTCAGCGTCTTATGGCAGGTGTGGGTATTGGTTTGATATTCGATTTTCGTGCACTGGTAGTTGTAATCTACATCAACCACAACCACATCGCCGTAGGTACAGGTTCCGTGGTTGATGGTGGAGATGGTTTCCTTACAACTGTAGAGGTAGTCAGGATCGACGACGACGTTCTGACCTATTGTGCATGAGGCGGCCCCGTTTTCCGACCAGTCATCACATGTTTGCATGACAAAGTCTGGCGTTGAGGCTTGCTGTGTGGTAGTACAGTTCGAGTAATTTCCGTTAATCGCCCCAGCAATGGCTTCTGGATTAGCTGCGATCGCCTTACCCTGCAGCATGAGCGGGTCGCTGCGGGTAATTTGACTGTTCGCATTGAAAGACTGTGCATTAACTAATGAATTGACTGCCTCACAATGTTCCTTGTCTGCCGGATTCGTCGATGACGTGCCTGCGCCGCATTCAGAAATCTTGGCTTGGCCTCCAAAATACAGTGAGTTCAATACTGTGTTTTGCCCTCCATAATAGGCAGATTGCGGCGGCGGTATTTGGGAGTAGCCGCTGACCACGTTACCCGCTTGGGAATGACCAATGTTGTTGAAGATGTCTTGTGTGTGAGTGTTATCTCCAGCCGCTTTACCGTCCGCAAAAGCGGCCATCTGCTCTGGCGTTTGTGCGTAGGCAATTCCAAAAGATATTGCCAATGCCACGATTAGGGAACGGATGATCATTGCCGAGTCCTTTCCAGACGCTGAAGGTAAATGTCGGCTTTCTCTCCGATCGGACCGCCTCGGCTCGACCACTGCTCCAAGGCGTACTCCAACGTGACATCGCCTGTGAGTGCGTATGATTGGCTGTCACAGGTGTCTGAGGAACAGCCCTCTTCCTTGCTCGCAATTACAAACGTCGGAACGGCTTTGACGTTGTAGCGGGTGAAGGCCTCCGGGTCGATTTGAATTTGGGCACCCGTAGTGCCAACCGGCTGAAGGGCCTCCATCGTCTTCTGGATGGCCCCCCTGGTTCCCAGAGGTGCAACCAGACCGCGCATGACCAGAACCGCACCAGTTGCCTTAGCCTGTTCCCCAAGCATGACCAGTGCTTTGGTAGGCATCGATGTCGAGATAAAGATCATCAGCTCCTGCTTTGCCGGCCCCTGTCCAACTCCAGATGCCTCGTACTTATTGGCGAGCGTCAACGGATCGACCCCTTTCATCTTTCGGACTTCCTCTACGCTCAGTCCTTGCTTATGCCCTGTTTGCTTGTCGTTCTGCCGCATGGATTGAGCTTGGGCCATTGCGCGCTCGATAGCCTGCTGGGTGCGGAGGTAAGGATCTTGTTCCTGTGCCGAGGGGTTAATCTGTGCCAATGCAATTGCAGGGGGTATGGATAGCAGGGCAAGAGCTATTTGACGT
It encodes the following:
- a CDS encoding conjugal transfer protein TraG N-terminal domain-containing protein; the encoded protein is MNAYTIYCYFNADQIQGVLNAVVMLMGSGGVDGDYLSLVRVAALLGSFMAVCYGFLRARGEDAAHYLLLMAIFYTTLFIPRVSVTIEDHGGAGGGAPIVVDHVPIGLAFFASTTSHIGYWLTEKTETFFSLPDTSLRLSSHGLMGGARALRLAQSAAMPDPILAQDVTNFMRECINPELVVSPALVNALLVSKDIWTDLGPSGIGVLNPGRMVTLSGNTGSVQCDDAYTNKIGPRLAPAAASEFARIAQILSPNASPATANTMLASLLPAAEGLIMTASASTTDAIRQRMMINMLNDTSSNMAQIMNDPTAAQTALGTAMATSNANTAYSVLARLAQETLPLVRNAIELVVLGIFPIVLILIIIAGSKGGLVLRSYVMTMLWVQLWAPLYAIVNYVGTMAGAKNFKAALAGIDGVAVNNAAALLNSTISAEAVAGVLTISVPLIALAIIKGGEIALSGITSGITGPADRAATNVGGQVGSGNVNAGNISWGNYNANNAAANHSNTAFAYAMLSRGDVQTEFGSMTLRGSQAGTPNAVGNLTGEYGNIGVIGSHGARVEAAKIGSSGDRAEFTSGTSSGLAQRTSGQFTHQEGATAAAKIQKALENSLGGDWSWLTRDGSGKATTASDRSGTTTATAHTSNIELGGRAGINAGAAQTAKNPVHDAKNKQNAQGAAHVLNGDPYKAASGSNVPPAVAQQGASAPGATTGAASGSSGVPAVGDPAGGGQNGSPMPKGAAEDLQGKANRAAQQLGQAPSQSSYGPNATYGFSSRDTEQKSWSSDRGNTAEIQQRAEKNFDKAARAIEGLMSKTSNSGERAAMQSFLGSLARATDATYQTNVSQSYTQTASKASSRTDANGASVEVNDNGLYGAEALRLAGGSGYRAIEQAVTNPNFREQVASTVARRVAGAVAPLGGSAYGMDGQPIEAPKSVDKQRLDGQEAVKNQRGKDQKAAAAAGQGYLQMAEKQRTQVGAPPSVDMPDLTSAQKAFDTIKGSTERGLNSGQHSAAREAGINRLLEAAFADQAGFGRLLSASLGFGIGTKTHDENRAAIQKLADSNPAFNARLEQIGRHGRVTEDDKQFFSEHRDDGFFDRAGETLNNALQSAKDYWIGK
- a CDS encoding conjugal transfer protein TraH, with amino-acid sequence MRLQLRITAAAVAATLALSSVTAYADWIGDFYNSAGAAVNTTAPQAIASQSVVGYSGGGLSWRVPNKNFQPLMITPPSLKAGCGGIDVYLGGFSFPNKAEFVQALRNFGQAALGYFFELALRTMAPEIAVTLDVINDLANRINQFSMNSCRAAQKAVNYLAGDWMEANARDATGYARAAGEFVDEFDAMFGIQGNGQKIMQEKYMQNYGKPRSAVIAADNGKAIPVYVNLLRWALDHNNAVNLNDDEKDLIMSIVGPTVIVTQGTDSDGNEAPDFNAGRPGTIDFSHLVGDDALTASVLQPLKVLTCIDAECTTVTDTTKTFMPFSARAMGAVTHIRQNIVNRTSGNTLTPDELLVLKMSSVPLYRAAAMAESSGVAAIVADQLVYDLVDYAAVDAAFNMMTYYLNTADKALNGISAKVPQILMAPYQEMRERIKAIRVDMHQKITHFYQQKGNPYEKIDQLDKVERAMYANLNTMLAANARFGKRQ
- a CDS encoding conjugal transfer protein TraF — encoded protein: MNETRSWWDETPWVNPDRGFNWYPDPKEEHHEQKLKPEVKPKTIYEMTTLEEIQKELARLKGEAVVNPTEENVLAFLRAQHFVMDKASMFADVSRRVVWANPDVNYSARSSVVSYARDRDRMRKDKMREDNLKNLSETHGILFFARSDCNYCHDEAPILKAFSMKTGIPILTISMDSGPIPLFPDAKPDNGISMLASGGNGINIVPAIYLIDRKTQKVTPLGTGVVAGEELAERIRVMTMTKPGEEF
- a CDS encoding conjugal transfer protein TraN; the encoded protein is MNNIFRYILSVLVAVTFSTGANAVATCQKTGEVCVDGPSSKNIGGTMIYRDCWDYQATYNCVDPNPVDYCAAIAATPGCSQVSSVCNGTAFNGTCLGYTKTYHCDNAAQVGNGVIQLGNSYTIVSDTIDTSPCASYSSNPSCQLSAKICIDGPATKNINGLDVYKDCWQWKEDYNCVVSNPADYCMPLKQAGCTQQTEICTNVAFTGVCIEKQFTYLCGSEITPLPTNVQYLNTSYTIVNDQVDVSQCTSLDNNPNCTVASQTCVDGPGTKNINGLDVYKDCWQWKKDYTCASTNLTSTCDELKNDPLCVETGSTCVDTLPGGQCGLLEHQYKCAEAPVSTSTQTDCGTQSFCLDGQCFDTGHPADRDFAATISQMELAREATNYNIFDGESQSCTKKLLKNCCKAKGGGQGGRNDVIAQAIGTAVFKVGTEEIYVWGSKYIFEGLMATGSEILQEYALQAAGNLLSTSSTFSIWGAEFSISTAGGISYVGFDPWSLATSIAIYVIMDMMSCDQQDQILGMKRGQGLCHQVGSYCSSKVLGVCVEKKEGWCCFPSKLGRIVNEQGRAQIGKSWGSAQNPDCSGFTLEELKLLKFDEMDLSEFFNSIQPDPKTNTYAVERLQQKAASYYGP
- the trbC gene encoding type-F conjugative transfer system pilin assembly protein TrbC — its product is MTKRQIALALLSIPPAIALAQINPSAQEQDPYLRTQQAIERAMAQAQSMRQNDKQTGHKQGLSVEEVRKMKGVDPLTLANKYEASGVGQGPAKQELMIFISTSMPTKALVMLGEQAKATGAVLVMRGLVAPLGTRGAIQKTMEALQPVGTTGAQIQIDPEAFTRYNVKAVPTFVIASKEEGCSSDTCDSQSYALTGDVTLEYALEQWSSRGGPIGEKADIYLQRLERTRQ